One window of the Epinephelus moara isolate mb chromosome 22, YSFRI_EMoa_1.0, whole genome shotgun sequence genome contains the following:
- the si:ch73-345f18.3 gene encoding uncharacterized protein si:ch73-345f18.3, with product MLRFLCCCCFSGENSANDERQPLLHPTPSDLNGAGSARRTRSAHSDAHIVRRIGKLVMRRVCVPELDQRFTDMAETFNEQHERHEAMVRHINNLRQIYGCNRNDTLTLSECMGRIRDQHDSRYRVTLKLKGYDFSLDVVSVDESEEEPLPPHLRLARDEVKGTSESAKATISKGATLQEMTGWLLRSKDQMAEQVNAAAASYQEQGRLNENLEENMKEVRRAKELSLGYRQQAGEVLTEAAEIAGAHL from the exons ATGCTCCGCTttctctgctgttgctgcttctCAGGTGAAAACTCCGCCAACGATGAg AGACAGCCTCTCCTGCACCCCACACCGTCTGACCTGAATGGAGCTGGCTCAGCCAGGCGGACCCGGTCAGCGCACAGTG aTGCACACATTGTGAGGCGGATTGGCAAGCTGGTGATGAGGCGAGTGTGTGTGCCAGAGTTGGACCAGAGGTTTACTGACATGGCCGAGACCTTCAACGAACAGCACGAGCGCCATGAGGCTATGGTCAGACATATCAACAACCTGCGTCAGATCTACGGCTGTAACCGCAATGATACCTTGACTTTATCCGAATGTATGGGGAGGATCAGAGATCAGCATG aTTCCAGGTACAGGGTCACGCTTAAGTTGAAGGGCTATGACTTCTCCCTCGATGTGGTTTCTGTGGATGAAAGTGAGGAGGAACCGCTGCCTCCGCATTTGCGATTGGCTCGGGATGAAGTGAAGGGAACCTCTGAGAGTGCCAAAGCCACAATCTCAAAGGGTGCCACGCTTCAAGAGATGACTGGCTGGCTGCTCCGTAGCAAGGATCAAATGGCTGAGCAAGTGAATGCGGCTGCAGCATCCTACCAGGAGCAGGGAAGACTGAATGAGAACCTGGAGGAGAACATGAAGGAAGTGAGGAGGGCGAAGGAGCTGTCGCTGGGATACAGACAACAGGCTGGGGAAGTCCTCACTGAGGCTGCAGAGATAGCAGGGGCTCATCTGTAG